A stretch of Bacteroidota bacterium DNA encodes these proteins:
- a CDS encoding acyl-CoA desaturase, with translation MVIVVFFVAHWFLSLFCQTFFLHRYAAHKMFTMSKFWERTFYVTTFITQGSSFLNPRAYAIMHRMHHAYSDTEKDPHSPYYFRSMFRMMWRTKDIYLDYLLHRVEPEKGFDKNIPEWKAFDRFADTWTVRYAWVAFYIAFYILFAPSAWFYLLLPFHFIMGPIHGGIVNWCGHKYGYVNFRDTGDRSRNSLPFDFLTLGELFQNNHHKFPSRTNFAVRFFEIDPTYPLIKVLSWMRVIRFSKSTEAA, from the coding sequence ATGGTTATTGTTGTCTTTTTCGTCGCCCATTGGTTCTTGTCGTTGTTTTGCCAGACCTTCTTTTTGCACCGTTACGCGGCGCACAAAATGTTCACGATGTCGAAATTCTGGGAGAGGACATTTTATGTGACGACCTTTATCACGCAGGGATCGTCCTTCCTTAACCCGCGGGCTTACGCGATCATGCACAGGATGCACCACGCGTACAGCGACACCGAGAAGGATCCGCACTCGCCCTATTACTTTCGCAGCATGTTCAGAATGATGTGGAGAACGAAGGATATCTATCTTGATTATCTGCTCCACCGGGTTGAACCGGAAAAAGGGTTCGATAAAAACATCCCCGAATGGAAGGCCTTCGACAGATTTGCAGATACGTGGACGGTGCGGTATGCATGGGTCGCGTTTTACATCGCCTTTTACATTCTCTTTGCACCGAGTGCCTGGTTCTACCTTCTCCTTCCGTTCCACTTCATCATGGGACCGATCCATGGAGGGATCGTCAACTGGTGCGGACACAAATACGGCTACGTGAATTTCAGGGACACCGGAGATAGATCCCGAAATTCGCTTCCGTTTGACTTCCTCACGCTCGGCGAGCTTTTTCAAAACAATCATCACAAATTTCCGAGCAGAACAAATTTTGCGGTGCGTTTTTTTGAGATCGATCCGACGTATCCCCTGATCAAGGTGTTAAGCTGGATGCGAGTGATTCGGTTCAGCAAATCGACGGAAGCCGCGTAG
- a CDS encoding VOC family protein has product MGKKMGKDTNALNWFEIPAADIKRATKFYESIFEISLTQGGAGDMKMAMFPADGTNGAVGGSLVQSKMHTPSGSGSIIYLNANPDLQLVLNRIEKAGGKVTMPKTLIDKQTGYMAFFKDSEGNTVALHSNE; this is encoded by the coding sequence ATGGGTAAAAAGATGGGCAAGGATACAAATGCACTGAATTGGTTTGAAATTCCGGCAGCAGACATCAAAAGGGCGACAAAATTCTACGAGAGCATCTTTGAGATCTCGCTGACGCAGGGGGGAGCGGGGGACATGAAGATGGCGATGTTTCCGGCGGACGGCACAAACGGGGCTGTCGGGGGCTCGCTCGTTCAAAGCAAAATGCACACGCCGAGCGGATCCGGGTCCATTATCTATCTGAACGCCAACCCTGATTTGCAGCTTGTGCTCAATCGTATCGAGAAAGCCGGCGGCAAAGTCACGATGCCGAAGACGCTCATCGACAAGCAGACCGGTTACATGGCATTCTTCAAGGACTCGGAAGGCAACACTGTTGCGCTTCATTCCAACGAATAA
- a CDS encoding tetratricopeptide repeat protein, which translates to MSTSEQPIPDQSEDRLVFPVIYFFVGAFVAADLWSAFQPTAWNWGFHSLAFYGIEVRFIVCALMLGVMIPQVQFFLVDLLRSFAEWESSWRPVLRLLLGMAFIAVLIFLFIRFRAATYFLGDGYLRLRSLKVPENMDNLNLTGFVREPLVGFFIFQLSRLFEFFESVSPAEDAYLWLSVLSGACFTFIAWKGIRLFVEEETDRILILFLFLASGVSMLFFGSVENYAPGYAGIFLFLLLGAGYLKERISLYWAVTAYGFLLSMNLGAAAFIPALLYLVYIAVRRGAAAEAFGALLLSGVVFIAALAVSGYSYAFLRQVVHDAAANILPVGGPAGKQQPYTLFALSHAADVADLLVLAVPAGIVLLVAAVAVALKKRHPLETSERFLLLAAGCGVVFIVAVTCPLGMSRDWGIPAPFSVGIPAAAVALWVSVVDNRETRHRALLILGVVALLQTGAWITLNADVRRSVARFETLEDKKLWDVQACLDAYEELAVYHRDHREFIQAAACYEKYVALDSTNGRIWLNCAKVEVAAGNIGKAIDAYKALVRLQPTNPDFFSSLGVFLAQAGRFEEALFDFQQAEQLSPGSAKIKNDIGAIFANQKQYSKALPYFLQAIKLDPNFQGGYLNTAACYAALGNNAKAQEYKMKAGKRP; encoded by the coding sequence ATGTCGACTTCAGAGCAACCCATTCCTGACCAATCGGAAGACCGGCTTGTCTTTCCGGTCATATATTTTTTTGTCGGGGCTTTTGTCGCAGCAGACCTCTGGTCCGCATTTCAGCCGACCGCCTGGAATTGGGGGTTCCATTCCCTGGCATTCTACGGCATTGAAGTGCGGTTCATTGTTTGCGCCTTGATGCTCGGTGTCATGATCCCGCAGGTTCAGTTTTTCCTGGTCGACCTTCTTCGTTCGTTTGCGGAATGGGAAAGCTCGTGGCGGCCGGTACTCAGACTGCTCCTCGGAATGGCATTCATTGCCGTTCTCATTTTCCTCTTCATCCGCTTTCGCGCGGCGACATATTTTCTCGGCGACGGTTATCTCCGGCTGCGGAGCCTGAAGGTCCCGGAGAACATGGACAACCTCAACCTGACCGGCTTTGTCCGCGAGCCGCTCGTCGGCTTCTTCATCTTCCAATTGAGCCGGCTCTTCGAGTTCTTTGAAAGTGTTTCACCCGCCGAGGATGCTTATCTGTGGCTCAGCGTGCTGTCGGGTGCCTGTTTTACATTTATCGCCTGGAAAGGCATACGGTTATTCGTCGAAGAGGAAACCGATAGGATCCTGATCTTATTTTTGTTCCTGGCATCGGGAGTGAGCATGCTCTTTTTCGGCTCCGTCGAGAACTACGCCCCCGGTTACGCCGGAATTTTCCTCTTTCTTCTTCTCGGCGCCGGATATTTGAAGGAAAGAATTTCGCTCTATTGGGCCGTCACCGCATACGGATTTCTGTTATCGATGAACTTAGGCGCGGCGGCTTTCATCCCGGCCCTTCTCTATCTTGTCTATATCGCCGTCCGCCGCGGAGCGGCCGCGGAAGCGTTCGGAGCGTTACTTCTTTCAGGTGTCGTCTTCATTGCCGCTCTCGCCGTTTCAGGATATTCCTACGCTTTTTTACGGCAAGTTGTACACGATGCCGCAGCCAACATACTTCCTGTCGGCGGTCCGGCCGGAAAGCAGCAGCCATACACATTATTCGCTCTGAGTCATGCTGCGGATGTTGCTGATCTGCTGGTGTTGGCCGTTCCCGCCGGCATCGTCCTTCTCGTCGCTGCGGTCGCGGTGGCGCTGAAAAAACGGCATCCGCTGGAAACGTCTGAAAGGTTCCTCCTACTTGCAGCAGGGTGCGGTGTTGTATTCATCGTCGCAGTGACCTGTCCGCTCGGCATGAGCAGGGATTGGGGTATTCCGGCGCCGTTCAGCGTTGGCATCCCCGCAGCGGCCGTTGCTCTGTGGGTGTCGGTGGTAGATAATAGAGAAACAAGGCACCGCGCGCTGCTGATACTGGGCGTGGTCGCACTGCTGCAGACGGGCGCATGGATCACGCTCAATGCAGATGTTCGGCGATCGGTGGCTCGGTTTGAAACACTTGAAGATAAAAAACTCTGGGATGTTCAGGCGTGTCTCGATGCATACGAGGAGCTTGCGGTGTACCATCGCGACCACAGGGAATTTATTCAAGCGGCAGCATGCTATGAAAAGTATGTCGCGCTCGATTCCACGAACGGACGGATATGGCTCAACTGCGCCAAGGTAGAAGTGGCAGCGGGAAATATCGGCAAGGCGATCGATGCGTACAAAGCGCTTGTCCGGCTCCAACCCACCAACCCGGATTTTTTCTCGTCGCTTGGCGTGTTCCTCGCTCAGGCGGGACGATTTGAAGAAGCGCTCTTCGATTTTCAGCAGGCAGAACAATTATCTCCCGGCTCAGCAAAGATCAAAAACGATATTGGAGCTATTTTTGCCAACCAAAAGCAGTATTCGAAAGCCCTCCCGTATTTTCTCCAAGCGATAAAGCTCGATCCGA